The nucleotide window GCCAGCTCAACCAGAACGGCACGGAGAGCTGGCGCGCCGGCTGCCAGTTCACCGACCTGCCCCGTGGCGCGGACGCGCTGCTGCAGCGCTACATCTTCCGCCTCGAGCGCCAACGCAGCGCCCGCGACCGCGGCGCGGCGTGATCTTCGTCGACCTTTCGTCGATCCGTCGATTCATCCGCTCAACCTCGCCGCGGGCACGCCGATACCCCATGTGACGCTGCCGTGACAGTCCGGCCCTGCCGGATGCCGCGGCGCGACGCCATGCCCTGTCGCACAGCCCCATCGAGGTCGCCATGCCCGTTTCCCTTCGTTCGTCCTCCCGCAGCATCGCCACCCGCGTGATGGCAGGCACCGCCGTCCTGGCCCTGCTGGCTTTCGGCGTGGCCGCGACCGCCAGCTACCTGCGCAGCAGCCAGTCGCTGCTCGCCGCGGCGCGCACCTCGATGGACGGCCTGGCGAACCTGGAAGCGCAGCGGATCTCGGGCGAACTCACCGGCGCCTTCGACAGCAACGACGCCCTGGCCCAGGCCCTGCTCGCGCAGCGCGCCGGCGACGGCATCAGCCGCAGCGCCGCCAGCGCCATCTTCAAGCGCCAGCTCGAAGCCCATCCGGAATGGGTCGGCGTGGGCACGCTGTGGGAACCGGATGCGTTCGACGGCAAGGATGCCGACTTCATCGGCAGCGCAGGCCACGACGATACCGGCCGTTTCATGAGCTACTGGGCGTGGAGCGATGGCGCGCCGTTGCTGGAAGCGCTGCGCGACTACGAAGTGCCGGGCGCGGGCGACTGGTACCTGCGACCGCGTGAACTCAAGCGTACGGTCGTCGCCGAACCCTATGTCTACAAAATCGCCGGCAAGGACGTGCTGATGACCACGCTGTCGACGCCCGTGGTGCAGGACGGGACGTACCTGGGCGTGATGACCGTGGACTTCGCCCTGCAGTCCCTGCAGGAGCGCATCGGCAAGCTGACGCCGATGGGCGCCGGCTTCGTCCGGCTGGTGACGCCGGGCGGCGTGCTCATCGCCGACCGCGACGCGGCCCGCGTGGGCAAGCCCTTCGAGGACGGCGATGCCGGCGCGGTACTGAAGCAGATCGCCCGCGGCGAATCGGTCTTCCGTGAAGTCGAGAGCGCCGAAGGCGAAGCGCTGGTGGAAGCTTATGTACCGCTGCAGATCGGCCAGGCCCAGGAGCGCTTCATGCTGGGCGTGGTGGTGCCTCGCAGCGTGGTGATGCAGGACGCCCGCGCGGTGCTCTGGACGATCGTCGCCGTCGGCCTGCTGGGCGCGGTATTGCTCTGCGGCGCAATCTACTGGCTGCTCCGTCGCCAGGTAGCGGTCCCGCTGGCGGGCGCCGTGCGCGTGGCCGACGACATCGCCCGCGGCAATCTGGACGGCGTCATCGAAGCCGGACGCAGCGACGAGATCGGCACGCTGATGCAGGCCATGCGCACCATGCAGGGCAACCTGCGCGAGCGCATCGAGCGCGATGCGGTGGTCGCGCGCGAAAGCCTGCGCATCCGCACCGCGCTGGAGGAAGTGACGACCAACGTCATGATCGCCGACGCCGACCGGACCATCGTCTATGCGAACCGGCCGCTGATGAAGATGCTGGCCGATGCGGAACAGGACCTGCGCCGCGACCTGCCCGCGTTCGACGTGCGCACCGTCGTCGGCAGCCGCATCGACATCTTCCACAAGAAGCCGGAACACCAGTCGCACATGCTGGCGCAGTTGCAGGGCACGCACCGCGCCCAGATCACGGTGGGTGGCCGCATCATGCAGCTGATCATCAATCCGGTGAACGACGCCGGCGGCCAGCGTGTCGGCTATGTCGTCGAGTGGGCCGATCGCACCGCCGAAGTGATGGTCGAACAGGAAGTCACCCGCATCGTGCAGGCCGCCGTGCAGGGCGACCTCGGCGGCCGCATCGGCGAGGCCGGCAAGCAGGGCTTCCTGCTCGGCCTGTCGCAGCAGGTCAACAGCCTGCTGGCCACGATCGGCGGCAGCGTGGACGCCGTCTCCGGCGTGCTGCGCGCATTGTCCGGCGGCAACCTGACCGCGCGGATGGAAGGCGACTTCCACGGCGTATTCGCCACCATGCGCGACGACGCCAACGCGACGGTGGCCCAGCTGACCGACATCGTCGGCCGCATCCAGGATGCGTCCACCTCGATCAACACCGCCGCCGGCGAAATCGCCTCGGGCAACAACGACCTCTCGCGTCGCACCGAGCAGCAGGCGGCCAACCTGGAAGAAACCGCTGCCTCGATGGAGGAACTGACTTCCACCGTGCGCCAGAACGCCGAATCGGCCCGCCAGGCCAACCAGCTGGCCATCGGTGCGGCGTCGGTCGCTTCGCAAGGTGGCGAAGTGGTCGGCAAGGTGGTCTCCACCATGACCGACATCGAACAGTCCTCCAAGAAGATCGCCGAGATCATTTCGGTCATCGACGGCATCGCTTTCCAGACCAACATCCTGGCGTTGAACGCTGCGGTCGAAGCCGCGCGTGCCGGCGAACAGGGCCGCGGTTTTGCGGTCGTCGCGAGCGAGGTTCGCACCCT belongs to Pseudoxanthomonas sp. CF385 and includes:
- a CDS encoding methyl-accepting chemotaxis protein; translated protein: MPVSLRSSSRSIATRVMAGTAVLALLAFGVAATASYLRSSQSLLAAARTSMDGLANLEAQRISGELTGAFDSNDALAQALLAQRAGDGISRSAASAIFKRQLEAHPEWVGVGTLWEPDAFDGKDADFIGSAGHDDTGRFMSYWAWSDGAPLLEALRDYEVPGAGDWYLRPRELKRTVVAEPYVYKIAGKDVLMTTLSTPVVQDGTYLGVMTVDFALQSLQERIGKLTPMGAGFVRLVTPGGVLIADRDAARVGKPFEDGDAGAVLKQIARGESVFREVESAEGEALVEAYVPLQIGQAQERFMLGVVVPRSVVMQDARAVLWTIVAVGLLGAVLLCGAIYWLLRRQVAVPLAGAVRVADDIARGNLDGVIEAGRSDEIGTLMQAMRTMQGNLRERIERDAVVARESLRIRTALEEVTTNVMIADADRTIVYANRPLMKMLADAEQDLRRDLPAFDVRTVVGSRIDIFHKKPEHQSHMLAQLQGTHRAQITVGGRIMQLIINPVNDAGGQRVGYVVEWADRTAEVMVEQEVTRIVQAAVQGDLGGRIGEAGKQGFLLGLSQQVNSLLATIGGSVDAVSGVLRALSGGNLTARMEGDFHGVFATMRDDANATVAQLTDIVGRIQDASTSINTAAGEIASGNNDLSRRTEQQAANLEETAASMEELTSTVRQNAESARQANQLAIGAASVASQGGEVVGKVVSTMTDIEQSSKKIAEIISVIDGIAFQTNILALNAAVEAARAGEQGRGFAVVASEVRTLAQRSASAAKEIKGLIETSVEKVADGSALVNQAGATMGEIVASVQRVTDIMAEISAASQEQSAGIEQVNQTITQMDETTQQNAALVEEATAAARSMEEQAQALAEAVSTFQLDSGSQVARLVQERVTRIAARSTPAHSPY